Proteins encoded within one genomic window of Elusimicrobiota bacterium:
- a CDS encoding cytochrome b/b6 domain-containing protein, which produces MKKIYLFKIYERIWHWVQSGILLILLWTGFALHGTFGWPHFEPAVRWHEFLGISLIVLSVFTMFWHLTTGEVRQFIPRGRGLGDMIRFYMGGNFRHEHHPNVPTPDAKFNPLQRFSYFSLLVFIFPVQMLTGFLLWAMPRFELFSLFRPHVGLLALLHTAGSFGMLAFIVVHIYMITTGRTLGANLKAMITGWAEEEDSPPPTPESK; this is translated from the coding sequence GTGAAAAAGATCTACCTGTTCAAAATTTATGAGCGAATCTGGCACTGGGTTCAAAGTGGGATCCTCTTAATTCTTCTCTGGACAGGGTTTGCTCTCCATGGGACTTTCGGTTGGCCCCACTTTGAACCCGCGGTTCGTTGGCATGAATTCTTGGGGATCTCCCTTATCGTCCTGAGTGTCTTCACGATGTTTTGGCACCTCACCACGGGGGAGGTACGCCAGTTCATCCCCCGCGGGCGGGGTTTGGGGGATATGATTCGTTTCTATATGGGCGGTAATTTTCGACATGAACACCATCCCAATGTGCCCACGCCTGACGCGAAATTTAATCCGCTCCAACGTTTTTCCTATTTCAGTTTGCTGGTGTTCATCTTTCCTGTTCAGATGTTGACGGGATTTCTTCTCTGGGCCATGCCCCGTTTCGAACTGTTCTCCCTTTTTCGGCCACACGTGGGGCTCTTGGCCCTCCTTCACACCGCCGGATCTTTTGGGATGTTGGCTTTTATCGTTGTGCATATCTACATGATCACCACGGGCCGCACTCTGGGTGCCAACCTAAAAGCCATGATTACCGGCTGGGCGGAGGAGGAGGATTCTCCTCCCCCGACACCCGAATCAAAGTAA